The segment ACAAGCCGCCTTTCTTCCTCTATGCGCTGGCCCAGTTTTTCACCTGGTTCGGGCCGAGCGAGGCATCGGGGCGCTTGCTCAGCCAGATCGCCTCGTTTTTGTCAATCTTCCTGGTTGGGGCGCTGGCCTGGCGGATGTATGGCCGGCGCACGGCGATGGTGGCCCTGCCATTGGCGGCGCTCTCGCCCTTTGCCATCAGCTTCGCCCCCACCCTCTACACCGACCCGACTCTGACGGCCTGGTTGCTGCTGGCCCTGCTGGCGGCGTCGCTGCGCCGTGGCCGCGGGCTGGGTTGGCGCCTGGCTTCGGGTCTGCTGGCGGGGCTGGCCCTGGGCATGGCCTTCGACACCAAACAGAACGCGCTGCTTTTCGTGCCGCTGGTGCTCGGCGCGCTGGTGGTCGCGCAAGGGATCGGCAGCTCTCCGACCCGGCGTCTCCTCGCCGTCGCGCTTTCGTTTCTCGCCGCCGCCGCTGCTTTTTACTTCATCTGGTTCAAGGTCTGGCAGTGGGACGGCTGGCGGGTGCTGCCGGCCGAGATCCCCAGCTTTTGGGAGCAGGCGTGGCACACCTATGGCGGCTTGCGGCTGACATCGCCCGGCGAATGGCCGGGGCGAATGGCGGCCTGGGCGGGGGTGTGGCGCTGGCTGGGCGGCGGTTGGCCGGGGACGCTGGTGCTGGCCGGGCTGGCGGGCGCGGCGGCGGGGGCCAGTCTGCGGGCGGTTCGCCGGCGGGGGGCCGGGCCGGGCCATGCCTTCGATCTCCTGCTGGCCGGCTTCAGCCTGGCCTACTTGTTGGCCCATGTCGCCTTCACTTTCCAGCCCTGGGACCGCTATCTGCTGCCGCTGGCGCCGTTGCTGGCCTTGCTGGCGGCGCGCGGGCTGGTGGCCGTGTGGCAGGCGCTGGGCCGACGACCTGGCTTGCGCCTGGCGGTCGTGGCCGGTCTGGCGGCGGTCTTCGTCGGGGGCGCGGGTCTGGCGGCGGCGGCCCGCATCCCGGTGGGCGGCGACCACGGCGGCTGGAGCGGGATCGAGGCCGTCGCCCGCTATTTGCAGCAGGTCGTGCCCGACCAGCGCGGGGTGTTGTAT is part of the Caldilineales bacterium genome and harbors:
- a CDS encoding glycosyltransferase family 39 protein, which produces MQAERVAGAGMAWQPGQAGAILGRRLRARRALATAGWLVGWLAVGAGLRGWSSGRFPLREDEALYAFWARLISSGLDPMLERVAVDKPPFFLYALAQFFTWFGPSEASGRLLSQIASFLSIFLVGALAWRMYGRRTAMVALPLAALSPFAISFAPTLYTDPTLTAWLLLALLAASLRRGRGLGWRLASGLLAGLALGMAFDTKQNALLFVPLVLGALVVAQGIGSSPTRRLLAVALSFLAAAAAFYFIWFKVWQWDGWRVLPAEIPSFWEQAWHTYGGLRLTSPGEWPGRMAAWAGVWRWLGGGWPGTLVLAGLAGAAAGASLRAVRRRGAGPGHAFDLLLAGFSLAYLLAHVAFTFQPWDRYLLPLAPLLALLAARGLVAVWQALGRRPGLRLAVVAGLAAVFVGGAGLAAAARIPVGGDHGGWSGIEAVARYLQQVVPDQRGVLYQRWEGWHWNWYLWDGPHGRVYWANPEMLVDDLRPDPTGYQRFVVFPAWHDDERPALAAALAPLGLRLAPRLVVRDGADGPARFTVYQITAREGE